The Streptomyces sp. NBC_01268 genome segment CCCCTTCGGCGCCGTCGGCGAGGGGACGCACCGGCTGCGGCTCGACCGCGGCGACGTCCTCACCGTCGACCGGCTGGTCCTCACCACCGGCCACCCCGTCAACGAACCCGACGCGCGGCAGCGCGCGTGGACGCGGTTCGCCCGCACCCACTCGACGCCCGCCCGCCCCGTCCGGTACGTGCCCGGCGGCTCCGCCGACGAGAGCGAGCTGGCCGACATCCCGGCGGGCGCCCGCGTCGGCGTCATCGGCATGGGGCTCACCTTCTACGACGTGCTGGCCGAGCTCACCCTGGGGCGCGGCGGCACGTTCACGGAGGGCGGCGACGGGCTGCGCTACCTGCCGAGCGGCAAGGAGCCGCGGATCCACGCCGGTTCGCGGGGCGGGGTGCCGGTGCTGACCCGCGGCCTCAACCAGAAGGAGCCCGGCCACCGCTACCGCCCGGTGCTCTTCACCCCCGAGCGGATGACGCGGCTGCGCGCCGAGCACGCGCCGCTCGACTTCGAGCGGTCCGTGCTGCCGTGGCTGCTCGCCGAGGTGAACACGGTGCTGCTCGCCACCCGCATCCGGCAGGTCCACGGACCCGACGCGGCGCGCGAGTTCACCGAGCGGGCGGAGGAGGCGCTGGCCCTGACGCCGGAGCTCCCGGTGCTCCAGCGGCTCGCCGCCGGCTACCGGGTCGACCCGCTGCCGCTGACCGGACTCGACGCCCTGGCCCGCCCGTTCGGCGACCGCCGGTTCGGCTCGCCCTCCGAGTTCCACAAGGTGCTCACCGAGTGGCTGCGCGCCGATCTCGGCGACGCACGGCTCGGCAACGCGGACGGCCCGATGAAGGCGGCGGCGGACGTCCTGCGGGACGTGCGGCAGACCATCCGCGGGGTCGTCGACTTCGGCGGGCTCACCCCGGACTCGCACCGCTGGTTCCTCACCGCGTTCGGGCCGGTCGCCTCGCTGGTGTCGACGGGGCCGCCGCAGCTGCGGTCCGAGCAGTTCCTCGCGCTCCTCGCGGCCGGCGTGCTCGAACCGGTCGGCCCGGGCGCCCGGTTCGGCACCGATCCCGTCGAGGGCCGCTTCACGGTCGAGTCGGCGCAGGTGGAGAACTCGTGGACGCCGCTCGACGTCCTCATCGACGCGCGCGTCCCCGGCACCGACATCACCGCGGACCGCGATCCGCTGATCCGCGGCCTGCTGGCCGACGGGCGGATCCGGTCCTTCGTCAACGCGGTCGAACGGCCCGAGGGCGGCACGTCGGAGTTCGCCACGGGCGGCATGGACTGCACGGACGCGCCGTTCCACCCGGTCGGCGCGGACGGGGAGCCGGACCGGGCCACCCATGTGCTCGGCATCCCGAGCGAGCACACCCGCTGGTTCACCCAGGTGGGCAGCGGGCGCCCCGGCCCGTGGGGTTCCTTCACCAAGGACGCCGACGCGATCGCCGCGGCGCTGATGGGAGGGGCGGAATGAGCGTCACGACAGGGCACGGTGCCGCGTACGCCGAGCACCGTGCGACGGCGGCCCACGAGGAGTACCGGGCCGCCCGGGACCTGCTGCTGCGGCTGCGCGGCGACCGCGAGGCGGCCTCGGCCGCCTTCCGGTGGCCGCGCGCCCCGCACTTCAACTGGGCCCTGGAGTGGTTCGACGTCGTCGCGGAGGGCAACGAGCGGACCGCCCTGGAGATCCTCGGCCGCCCGGCCCCGGACGGCTCCGTGCCGGTGGCCGACCGGGTCACCTTCGCCGAACTCGCCGCCCGCTCCGACGAGGTGGCCGTCTCGCTGGCGGAGGCGGGGGTGGTGCGCGGCGACCGGGTGCTGATCCTGCTCGGCACGCGCACGGAACTCTGGGAGACGCTCCTCGGCTGCATCAAGCTGGGTGCGGTCGTCGTCCCCGGCTACCAGGACCTCACCCGCGACGAGGCCGCCGACCGGATCGCGCGGGGCGGCATCAGGCACGTCGTCTGCTCACCCGAACTCGTCTACCTGATGGGCGAGTTGCCGGTGCCCGGCCTGCGGATGGCGCCGGGGGCGGCGGGGCTGCACGGCTGGACGGCGTACCCCGACACCCGCGATCCCGACCGGCGCCGGCCCTTCCTTCCTGCCGGCCCGACCCGCTCGGCCGATCCGTCCTTCTGCTACTTCACCTCCGGCACCACCTCGCTGCCGAAGCTGGTCGAGCACTCCCACGCCGGCTACGGCGTCGGGCACCTCTCCAGCCTGTACTGGAGCGGGCTGCACCCCGGCGACCGGCACCTCAACCTGTCCGCGCCCGGCTGGGCCAAGCACTCCTGGTCCAGCTTCTTCGTCCCCTGGACGGCCGGTGCCACGGTCGTCGCGCCCCCGGACGGCGGCCTCCCACCGTCCGTGCTGCCCGGCGTCCTCACCACCCAGCGGATCAGCAGCCTCTGCGCCCCGCCGAGCGCCTGGCGGGCGTTGCTCCCGTACGTGACGGACGGCCGGGGCGCGCCCCGGCTGCGGGAGGCGACGGCGGCGGGGGAGCCACTGACGGCGGAGGTGACGGACCGGATCGAGTCGGCCTGGGGGGTACGGGTCAGGGACGGCTACGGCCAGACGGAGGCCACCGCCCTCATCGGGCGCGCCCCCGACACCCCGTCCCCGCTCTCCCCGCTGGGCCACCCGCTGCCGGGCTACCGCATCGTGCTGCGCGACCCGGAGACCGGTCTGGTGGGGGATGCGGGGGAGGTGTGCGTGGACCTGACGGAGCGCCCGCCGGGGCTGATGCGGGGATACGTGGACAGGGTGGACAGGGAGGACAGGGAAGACAAGGGGGCCGGGGAGGACAGGGAAGACAAGGGGGCCGGGGAGGACAGGGAAGACAAGGGGGCCGGGGAGGACGGGGGTGACGGGGCCGGCGGCGCCGACCGTGGCCCTGCGGACGGGGCGGCCGCCGTCGCGGACGCCCGTACCGCGGCCGTCTTCGCGGACGGCCTCTACCGCACGGGTGACCGGGGCGAGCGCTGTGCCGACGGGTCGATCCGGTTGCTCGGGCGGATGGACGAGGTGTTCAAGTCGTACGGGCACCGGGTCTCCCCGATGGAGATCGAGGCGGTCCTGCGCACGCATCCGGCGGTCGCGGACGCGGCCGTGATCCCCTGCCGGGACGAGTTCGGCGGCCTGGCCCCGTACGCGGTGGTCGAGGCCCGCAACGCCTATCCGCCCGAGCTCCTGGAGCGGGAGCTGATCGCGCTCGCCGCGAAGCGGCTGGCCCCGGTGTTCGTGCCGCACGGCGTGGACCTGGTGCCGCGGCTGCCCCGTACCCGTTCGGGCAAGGTCCGCCGGGGCGCCCTGCGCCCGGGTGGCGGGGTGGTCGCCTAGGGGCGCCCTGCGCCCGGGGGGTGGTCAGGGGGCGGCGCGCCGAGTGGCGTGCCGCCCTCGTGTGTTGCGGGAGGGGTGCGCGCCGGCGCGTCGCCGGCCGGGCCGCCGACCGGTGTCTAGGGCGCGTCCGCGGCCGGTTCGCGTGCGGCGGTGCGGAGCAGGACCGTGGCGACCGCGCGGGCGCGGACCGCGGCCTCGGTGGTGCCTTCGCGCAGGGCCGTGACGATGGCGCCGTCGCCGAGGAGGGCGAGCTGGCGGGCGAGGGTCTCGTGCTCGTGGTAGCCGCCCTCGGCGAGCAGGCCGTCGAGGCGGGCGATGACCTTCTCCTTGTGCTCGGCGGCCACGTGGTGGGCCGGGCTCTCGGGGTCGGCCGTCTCGACCATCGTGTTGATGAAGGCGCAGCCGCGGAAGTCGGCCGAGGCGAAGCGCTCGGCGAGTCCGTCGAAGAGGGCGAGCGCGAGTTCCTCCGGATCGCGGCCGGAGGCCTCGATCCGGCCGTCGAGCCAGGCCCGCCACATGCCGTCGCGCCGCCGCAGCACCTCGACGACCACGTCGTCCTTGCTGGGGAAGTGCCGGTAGAAGGAGGCGCGGCCCACCCCGGACTCGGAGAGGATCCGCTCGATGCCGACGGCCCGGATGCCCTCCTCGTAGAAGAGCCGCTCCGCCGCGCTGAGGAGCCGTTCTTTAGCGTTCGTGGCCATACCAGACGGTACCACTCGGTTCCGTCGCGGCGTGCTGCCCGTACCGGATCGACCGCCTCCCGTTGCGCCAGACGGAACCGATCGGTACCGTCAGGATGGTACCGATCAGTTCCATCTTGGTCCGGCTCAAGGAGAGCTCCATGCCCCGCCTGCCCCAACTGACCGTCGACACCGCCAACGAGGAGCAGCGCGAGCTGCTCGAAGGCACCCTCAAGCAGCTCGGCAAGCTGCCCAACCTCTACGCCGCGCTCGCCAACGGCCCGGCCGCCCTGCGCGGATACCTCGCCCTGCGCGAGTCCCTGGTCGGTGGCAGCTTCAACGCCCGGCAGCGCGAGCAGCTGGCGCTCTACATCGCCCAGCGCAACGACTGCACCTACTGCGTCTCCGCGCACACCCTGCGCGGCGGCAAGGTCGGCCTGAGTGAGCAGGACCTGCTCGCCACCCGCCGTGGCGCCGACGCGGGCGACCCGCACATGGACCAGGTGCTGCGGATCACCGGCGCGATCATGGAGAGCGGCGGCCGCGTGAGCGACGCCGCCCTCGCCGACGCCCGCGCCGCCGGCGTCTCGGACGCCGAACTGGCCGAAATTGTCGGACATGTGGCGCTCAACGTGCTGTCCAACTTCTTCAATCACGTTGCGCAACCGGAGTTGGACTTTCCGTTGGTCCCGGCCCAGCTGGCCGAGTAGAGTCCTTCGCGGCCGACCAGGGGTGCCGGCGCGCGAGGGAGCGTGCCGGCACCCCTGTGGTGTGACAGACCGACTGGGGCGATCGAACGGGTGGCGTGACCTGCCATTCGAGTCCAGCTGCCGCCGGGGTGCGGCAAGGGGGTTATTCACGTGGACATCGACGCAAGAACCCTGAGAACTTTTCGTGAGGTGACCCTGACCGGGTCCTTCACCCAGGCGGCCCGCCGCCTCGGGTATTCGCAGTCCAGCGTCACGGCGCAGATGCGTGCGCTGGAGCGGCAGGTGGGGGAGCCCGTCTTCGAACGGCTGCCGAGCGGCGTGCGCCTCACCCGCGCCGGCACCGTCCTGACCGAGTACGCGCGGCAGATCCTCACCCTCGTCGGCGAGATGGAGACCGCCCTGCGCCGCCCCGCGGCCAACCCGCCGCGGATGACCGTCGGCATCGTCCCCGCCCTCGCGTACGGACAGCAGCTCGCCCGGGTGACCCACATCGGCCGACGCCTGCTCTCCGGCGTCCAGTTGGCGCTGCGGGTCATGGGAACCGCCGAGGTCCACGACGCCTTCCGCGCCGGGTCGATCGACGGCGCCCTCGTCCTCACGGTCGTCGAGGCCGACGACCCCACCGTGCTCTCCGCCGGGCTGCCCGACCAGCAACGCGTCGAACGCCCCGACGACCTCACCGAAGTGCGCGTCCAGGAGGTCGAGTTCGTCCCCGTCACCGGCGTCTCCCGGGCCCGGGGCCGCGCCTCGGCCGGCCGCCAGGTGGTCATCGCGGACCCCGACTGTCCCTCGCAGCGCTGGCTGCCCGAATTCCTCCGGCTCCGCTCCGACGGGCCGCCCGAGATCCACGAACTCGGCTCCATGGCCGGAGTCCGCGCCGCCGCCCAGTCCGGGCTCGGCTGCGCGATGCTTCCCATGGCGCTCGCCGCCTCCCCGCGCGAGGCCACCGGGCTGCGCCCGCTGCCCGGCGTCCCCCGGATGCGCTGGAACGCCTCGCTCGTCTCCGCCCGCGTCGACGACCGCCCCGCGCTCGACTGGGAGAACCTCACCGAGACGCTCCGTCAGGCCACCGCACTCGCCTGCGCGGTCGACCCCGGCCGCCGCGAGGACCCGGCCGCGCTCCCCGCCCTCGACCCGGGCGTCGCGGGCCGGCCCACCCCCTGATCGGGTGCCACGGCACACCGCTCCCTCCCCGGACCCACACCCCCGACCGGGCCCCGAGGGCGGCGGTGCGCCGTGGCACCTCTCCGCGCTCCCGCTACAGGTCGAACTCGTGCGGCGGCAGGTCGAGCGCGAAGCACGCCTCGCGGACCACGGCCTGCTCGGTCTTGTCGAAGTCGCCGTCGGCGCCGCCGATGACGATGCCGATCTGTACCACCGCGCGGGCCTCGGCCGGCTTCTTCTTCGCCTTGGCGATCTCCTGGAGCACGCTGACCTTGCCGAAGTCGAAGTCGGCGGCCAGCTTGTCGAGGTTGGCGTCGAAGCGGCGCTGCAGATCCGTCGCGTCGAAGTTCTGGAGCACCTCGTTGGAGGCGATCAGCTGGGCGACGCGGCGCCGCTCCGAGGGGTCGATCGAACCGTCCGCGGCGGCGACCAGCGCGCACATCGCCATGCTCGCGTCGCGGAACGCGCCGCTCTTGAGGTCGTTCTTCTTCGCCACCAGCTGGGTCTGCATCGTCGATGCGGACTCCTTGATGCGGTCCCACAGGGCCATGTGCAAGCACTCCAGACGTCGGTTGTTTCTACTGGCCTGTAGAACGTACCAGCGGGGCCGGTGGTTCCCGCCCTGCCTACGATGAGGACATGCCGGAACGTCAAACCCACGAGCGGAACCCGGGCCCGCCCGAACTCGCCGCAGCGGCCGCGGTCTTCGCCCTCCTCGCCGACCCCACCCGCCTCCAGCTCGTCTGGCTGCTCACCCGGGGCGAGGCCGACGTGGGTGCCCTGACCGAGGCGTGCGGGGCGTCCCGGCCCGCGGTCAGCCAGCACCTGGCCAAGCTGCGGATCGGCGGCCTCGTCCAGTCCCGCAGGGACGGGCGGCGAGTCGTGTACGCGATGCCGGACGGGCACCTCAAGCGGCTGGTGGTCGAGGCGATCAGCCGCGCCGACCACGAGGTGAGCGGAGAGCCCTGGCACGACTGATCCGGCGAGCGAGTGGCATCAACATGTGCGCAATCGCGCACATGTCGGCTACGGTGGAGACGTGCCGCCCGTGCCCTCCGCAGCGTCCGTGCTCCCGGTGGTCTCCGTACTGCGCCACCGCACCTACCGGCGCCTCTTCGCCGCCCAGGTCGTCGCCCTCCTGGGCACCGGCCTCGCCACCGTCGCCCTCGGCCTGCTCGCCTACGACCTCGCCGGCGCCGACGCCGCCGCGGTCCTCGGCACCGCCCTCGCCCTCAAGATGTGCGCCTACGTCGCCGTCGCCCCGCTCACCGCGGCCCTCGCGGCCCGCGTGCCCCGGCGGGCCCTGCTCGTCTGGGCCGACCTCGTCCGGGCCTGCGCCGCGCTGGCCCTGCCCTTCGTCGACCAGGTCTGGCAGATCTACGGCCTGATCCTGCTGCTCCAGGCCGCCTCGGCCACCTTCACCCCGGTCTTCCAGGCGACCGTCCCCGACGTCCTGCCCGAGGAGCGCGCCTACACCGAGGCCCTGTCGCTCTCCCGGCTCGCCTACGACCTGGAGAGCCTCGTCTCACCGGTCCTCGCCGCCGCGCTCCTCGCCCTCGTCCCGTACTCCTGGCTCTTCACCGGCACCGCCGCGGGCTTCCTCGGCTCCGGACTGCTCGTGCTCTCCGTCGCCCTGCCGCGCCCGCCCGCGCCCCGCACGGACCGCGACGGACGGCGCCCGAGGGCCGGCTCCGGGGCCCGGCTCTTCCTCGCCACCCCGCGCCTGCGCGCCCTGCTCGCCCTCGACCTGGCCGTGGCCGCGGCGGGCGCCCTGATCCTGGTCGGCACCGTCGTCCTCGTCCGCGACACCCTGGGCCGCCCGGCCGTCGACGTGCCGCTCGCGCTCGGCGCATACGGAGCGGGCTCCATGGGCGTCGCGCTGCTGCTGCCCCGCCTCCTCGACCGGCTCGACGAACGCCGGCTCATGCTGACCGGCGCCTTCGCCCTGCCCGGCGTCCTCGGCCCGTTCGCGCTCGCCCTCGCCGCCCCGCCCGGCGGCTGGTCCTGGCCCGCACTGCTCGCCGCCTACCTGCTCGTCGGCGCGGCCACCTCCGCCGTCCTCACCCCCAGCGGGCGGCTGCTGCGCCGCTCGGCCGCCTCCGGAGACCTGCCGGCCGCGTTCGCCGCCCAGTTCTCGCTGTCGCACGCCTGCTGGCTGCTCGCCTACCCGCTGGCCGGACTCCTCCTCACCCGCGCGGGACCCGCGCCCACGGCGGCGGTCCTGGCAGGGCTCGCCCTGGCCGCCGCGCTGGCCGCGGCCCGCCTGTGGCCCCGTGCGGACCCGGTCGCCCTGGCGCACGTCCACCCCGAGCTCCCGGCCGACCACCCGCACTTGGCGGGAGCGGCGGGCCCGCACACCCACGTCTTCCACATCGACGCCCTGCACCGGCGCTGGCCGGCGCCCGCCCGGTGACGCGGAACGGCGGTGGGGCGATCGCCCCACCGCCGTTCACGCGATGCAGTGCCGTACGGCCCGCCGGATCAGACCGCCGGAGCCGGGAAGGTCGGGTACTCGACGCCCGAGACGTGCTGGACGACCCGGATGACCTGGCAGGAGTAGCCGAACTCGTTGTCGTACCAGAGGTACAGGATCGCGTTGTCGCCGTCGACCTTGGTCGCGCCGGCGTCCACGATCGACGAGTGGCGCGAGCCCACGAAGTCCATCGAGACCGCGTCGGGCGCCGTGGTGAAGTCGATCTGGCGCTTCAGCGGCGAGTGCAGCGAGACGTCGCGGAGGTACTCCAGGACCTCCTCGCGGGTGGTCTCGCGGCCCAGGCGCAGGCTGAGGATGGCGATCGAGACGTCCGGGACGGGGACGCGGATCGAGCTGCCCGTGATCGGGGCCTTCAGGTCCGGCAGCGCCTTGGCGACGGCCGAGGCGGCACCGGTCTCGGTGATCACCATGTTGAGCGGCGCGGACCGGCCGCGACGGTCGGCCTTGTGGTAGTTGTCCAGCAGGTTCTGGTCGTTCGTGAACGAGTGGACGGTCTCCACGTGACCGCGCAGCACACCGTACTCGTCGTCCATGGCCTTCAGCGGCGGGACGATCGCGTTGGTGGTGCAGGACGCGCAGGAGATGACCTGCTCGTCCGGCTTGATCGTGTCGTGGTTGACGCCGTGCACGATGTTCGGGACGTCGCCCTTGCCCGGAGCCGTCAGCACGACCTTGTCGATGCCGGGGCGCAGGTGCTTGGACAGACCCTCGCGGTCGCGCCACTTGCCGGTGTTGTCGATGAGGATGGCGTTCTCGATGCCGTACGCCGTGTAGTCGACCTCGGAGGGGTCGTTGGCGTAGATCACGCGGATCGAGTTGCCGTTGGCGACGATCGTGCTGTTCGCCTCGTCGACGGTGATGGTGCCCTGGAACTGGCCGTGGATCGAGTCCCGGCGCAGCAGCGACGCGCGCTTCACGAGGTCCTGGTCGCCGCCGCCGCGGACGACGATGGCACGCAGGCGCAGGCCGTTGCCGGAGCCGGCCTTCTCGATGAGCAGGCGGGCGACCAGGCGACCGATGCGGCCGAAGCCGTACAGGACGACGTCACGGCCGTCACTGCGAGCGATCTTGTTGGCGCCGATGGCACCGGCGACGGCGTCGGCGGTGAACTCCGCCACCGACAGACCGCGGTCGTCGGCCTTGTACTCCGCGGCCAGCATGCCGATGTCGATCTGGGACGGGCCCAGGTCGAGGGTGGTCAGCGCCTCAAGGAACGGCATCGTCTCGGTGACCGAGAGCTCCTCGCCGTCGATCTGGCGGGCGAACCGGTGGGTCTTGAGAATGCTCACCACCGACTTGTTCACCAGGGAGCGGCTGTGCAGGAGGACGGTGACGTCCTGCTCCCGGTGCAGCCTCCCGATGATCGGAATCATGGACTCCGCGATCTCCTCGCGGTTCTTCCAGTTTGTGAACGAGTCCTCGTTGACAGTCACAGAAAGCATCTCTCGATCGAGCTAGGCAGTGCTCATATGCTAACCCGACGGTCATCCGGTCCTTCAAGGGGTCCCCGGCGAGGCGGTCGTCACGTCGCCGAGAACCGGCCATTCCGGTCATGAGCGGAGCGTGACCACGCCGCCGGGGCCGGGATGTCCGCTCGGAGGCGGTGACGGTCGCAACACCCATCCCAAGAAACGCCGTTGGGGAGCAGAAGGGCTCCCGGACGCCTACCGGACCGCGGCCCGGCCCGACACAATCCCCGTATGACGATCACGCCGGCCACCCCGAGCGCACCGCCGACGCGCCGCACCCTCCACCTGGGCCGCGGCATCCTCACGGGCGCGGTGATCGGGAGCTCGCTCGCCGCACTCGTCGTCGGCACCGTCCTCGAACACGTGCCCCTGCTGGTCGGCGGCCTGGCCGTCCCCGTGGCCTACGGGCTGCTGGTCCTCGCCGCCGGCGCGCCGGCGCGCGCACGCGAGGCGGCCGTCGTCCCCCGTACCGCGCTCGCCATGATCGAGAGCCTGCGCGCCACCGGCGGGGAGGCCAGCGACG includes the following:
- a CDS encoding acyl-CoA synthetase, translating into MSVTTGHGAAYAEHRATAAHEEYRAARDLLLRLRGDREAASAAFRWPRAPHFNWALEWFDVVAEGNERTALEILGRPAPDGSVPVADRVTFAELAARSDEVAVSLAEAGVVRGDRVLILLGTRTELWETLLGCIKLGAVVVPGYQDLTRDEAADRIARGGIRHVVCSPELVYLMGELPVPGLRMAPGAAGLHGWTAYPDTRDPDRRRPFLPAGPTRSADPSFCYFTSGTTSLPKLVEHSHAGYGVGHLSSLYWSGLHPGDRHLNLSAPGWAKHSWSSFFVPWTAGATVVAPPDGGLPPSVLPGVLTTQRISSLCAPPSAWRALLPYVTDGRGAPRLREATAAGEPLTAEVTDRIESAWGVRVRDGYGQTEATALIGRAPDTPSPLSPLGHPLPGYRIVLRDPETGLVGDAGEVCVDLTERPPGLMRGYVDRVDREDREDKGAGEDREDKGAGEDREDKGAGEDGGDGAGGADRGPADGAAAVADARTAAVFADGLYRTGDRGERCADGSIRLLGRMDEVFKSYGHRVSPMEIEAVLRTHPAVADAAVIPCRDEFGGLAPYAVVEARNAYPPELLERELIALAAKRLAPVFVPHGVDLVPRLPRTRSGKVRRGALRPGGGVVA
- a CDS encoding TetR/AcrR family transcriptional regulator — translated: MATNAKERLLSAAERLFYEEGIRAVGIERILSESGVGRASFYRHFPSKDDVVVEVLRRRDGMWRAWLDGRIEASGRDPEELALALFDGLAERFASADFRGCAFINTMVETADPESPAHHVAAEHKEKVIARLDGLLAEGGYHEHETLARQLALLGDGAIVTALREGTTEAAVRARAVATVLLRTAAREPAADAP
- a CDS encoding carboxymuconolactone decarboxylase family protein produces the protein MPRLPQLTVDTANEEQRELLEGTLKQLGKLPNLYAALANGPAALRGYLALRESLVGGSFNARQREQLALYIAQRNDCTYCVSAHTLRGGKVGLSEQDLLATRRGADAGDPHMDQVLRITGAIMESGGRVSDAALADARAAGVSDAELAEIVGHVALNVLSNFFNHVAQPELDFPLVPAQLAE
- a CDS encoding LysR family transcriptional regulator — translated: MDIDARTLRTFREVTLTGSFTQAARRLGYSQSSVTAQMRALERQVGEPVFERLPSGVRLTRAGTVLTEYARQILTLVGEMETALRRPAANPPRMTVGIVPALAYGQQLARVTHIGRRLLSGVQLALRVMGTAEVHDAFRAGSIDGALVLTVVEADDPTVLSAGLPDQQRVERPDDLTEVRVQEVEFVPVTGVSRARGRASAGRQVVIADPDCPSQRWLPEFLRLRSDGPPEIHELGSMAGVRAAAQSGLGCAMLPMALAASPREATGLRPLPGVPRMRWNASLVSARVDDRPALDWENLTETLRQATALACAVDPGRREDPAALPALDPGVAGRPTP
- a CDS encoding tellurite resistance TerB family protein; amino-acid sequence: MALWDRIKESASTMQTQLVAKKNDLKSGAFRDASMAMCALVAAADGSIDPSERRRVAQLIASNEVLQNFDATDLQRRFDANLDKLAADFDFGKVSVLQEIAKAKKKPAEARAVVQIGIVIGGADGDFDKTEQAVVREACFALDLPPHEFDL
- a CDS encoding ArsR/SmtB family transcription factor, which produces MPERQTHERNPGPPELAAAAAVFALLADPTRLQLVWLLTRGEADVGALTEACGASRPAVSQHLAKLRIGGLVQSRRDGRRVVYAMPDGHLKRLVVEAISRADHEVSGEPWHD
- a CDS encoding MFS transporter; amino-acid sequence: MVSVLRHRTYRRLFAAQVVALLGTGLATVALGLLAYDLAGADAAAVLGTALALKMCAYVAVAPLTAALAARVPRRALLVWADLVRACAALALPFVDQVWQIYGLILLLQAASATFTPVFQATVPDVLPEERAYTEALSLSRLAYDLESLVSPVLAAALLALVPYSWLFTGTAAGFLGSGLLVLSVALPRPPAPRTDRDGRRPRAGSGARLFLATPRLRALLALDLAVAAAGALILVGTVVLVRDTLGRPAVDVPLALGAYGAGSMGVALLLPRLLDRLDERRLMLTGAFALPGVLGPFALALAAPPGGWSWPALLAAYLLVGAATSAVLTPSGRLLRRSAASGDLPAAFAAQFSLSHACWLLAYPLAGLLLTRAGPAPTAAVLAGLALAAALAAARLWPRADPVALAHVHPELPADHPHLAGAAGPHTHVFHIDALHRRWPAPAR
- a CDS encoding glyceraldehyde-3-phosphate dehydrogenase, producing MTVNEDSFTNWKNREEIAESMIPIIGRLHREQDVTVLLHSRSLVNKSVVSILKTHRFARQIDGEELSVTETMPFLEALTTLDLGPSQIDIGMLAAEYKADDRGLSVAEFTADAVAGAIGANKIARSDGRDVVLYGFGRIGRLVARLLIEKAGSGNGLRLRAIVVRGGGDQDLVKRASLLRRDSIHGQFQGTITVDEANSTIVANGNSIRVIYANDPSEVDYTAYGIENAILIDNTGKWRDREGLSKHLRPGIDKVVLTAPGKGDVPNIVHGVNHDTIKPDEQVISCASCTTNAIVPPLKAMDDEYGVLRGHVETVHSFTNDQNLLDNYHKADRRGRSAPLNMVITETGAASAVAKALPDLKAPITGSSIRVPVPDVSIAILSLRLGRETTREEVLEYLRDVSLHSPLKRQIDFTTAPDAVSMDFVGSRHSSIVDAGATKVDGDNAILYLWYDNEFGYSCQVIRVVQHVSGVEYPTFPAPAV